Part of the Brassica oleracea var. oleracea cultivar TO1000 chromosome C8, BOL, whole genome shotgun sequence genome is shown below.
TTCCTACTCTTCGTATATGGCATGTACATGTATGGCTACCACATATGAATGGGCTCGCCAAAACCAAAACCAAAAACAAAAACGACCAAAATGTTTATATCACCTTTGACTATTATCATCACTTAGGATTCTGTCTCTTCTTCACAACTACAGTGTTACTACTCTGCCTTGTAGATGAAGTTTGTCCTGGTGAACTACTTGCTCCAAGCGATAGTCTCCTCGTAGGCGCCGGTATAAGCGAAGGTAACATACTCCTGAGATCGTCATCAACATATTAGCTACAACAACAACAAAAACATTCCAAAAATCATTTATATAATAATAAAAGAAACTCACTTGGTTTTAGTTAGACTCTTCCTTAGCTTGGTCGATGAACCCGAAGATCCATTAGAGGAGGCAGCTGCTCTAGGCACGTTCACTTGAACATTCAACTGCCACATCATGTTAGACGACTCAGACCCATCGCTCGTCGCCGTTTCATCAGACTCATTCGCTTCTTTTTCGTATGGTATCTTCCTCACCTCAAACCCTTTATCTACCACCACATTGCCGCCTCGTGACGCTGGTTCACGTTTCAAGCTGGACACTCTCTTATCTAGCTGCGTTTGTGATTTGTTGTTACTACGTGTGATCTCGTCTTCGTGTTTATCAACCCATTCACTAATCTCCACTTCCTCCTCTTTCCCATCTGTAGACGGGCTTTTCCAGGACGGTGGTGAAGAACCAACTAGTCCTTGTAAGTCAACGCTCGATGCAGAGTCGCTTTGACCCTGCAAGTAATGTCACTGTACATTATGAGTTTCAATGTGTGTGGTTGTTGGTTGCTGTGTGAAGTTTTGTTGTGCCCTTTTACCTCAATGCTGTTGACGTCATCAACCAGTGATGGCTTGTGTTTTGTCTGAAACTGTCTTGTGTTTGCTGATTTAGAGACACCAAGTGACTTTCTTCTGAGGAGTTTATCAGGTGTAATGACTCTTGGGATCTGCGTTTGATCAGACTCGCTCTCCTTTCTCGCCAGTGCTAGTTTCAAACTAGCAATCTGAAAGCATAATATAACAACTATTAATGATTTGGACAATGTACAAAATAATGTGACAATTTATTGGAGAAAAATGGACCTGCTCCTTGAGTTCTTTAACCTCAGAAGTATCTTTATTCACACGAGCAGCACCGAGTTCAACAGTGGCCACTCTCTCCGCAAACTTCAAGGTGCTGAGTGTTTCTCCCAGAGTATCTACTTCAGGGCTTATGTGTATAAACATGAGCGTTTTCGCTTGTCCTCCTACACAAAACAATTATATATACTTCAAATGGAGTTTGTTTACAAAATATTATAATGTTAGACCAAAAATAATAATAATATATGTTATAAATGATTTTACCTAATGAGTCCTGAAGCAGTTGAGTGAGTTTGCTATTGCGATAAGGGATGTGGTTGTTTTTCTGAGAGAGAGACGCAATCACGTCTCCAAGAGCAGATAGAGACTTGTTGATGTGTTGCGCCTCTTTCAACCTATCACCAGTGACCTCAGACTTGTCCACCCTCTCGCTTCCAGCAAGATCAACCAAGTGCATTGAGCCCCTTAGAGTGGCTCCTGATGTCAGATCTCTTCCTTGAACATGTACTGTCAGACAACTGTGAGAGCGACTACTACGGTCATTCATGGCTGTGGCGCTGACCGCACGGTTCTTCTGGCCAAGATTCATCAAACTAATGACGTCTGAAGTTGTTGAGACTGGTACTAATGTAGCTTCCGGAACGTTGATTCCATCTTGTGAACTGTTTCGGATCTCTAACGTGTTCCAAAAGTCAAGGAAAGTAAAAAAACAAAACGGAATATGATCATGCAAAGAAGCATTAGAAGACAAGACAAAGTCTTAAGAAAAGGATATCTGCTGGTTTGGCCATTAGTGGCAAGGAGGTCTCTGACTTGCTCGTTGTAGATTTCAAGCATCTGAACTGAGATTTTGTATGAAAACGTTTCTTTCCTCTCACTTGAGAGATGAAAGAGATCGCTTAACGCTCTGTAGTTCACTCCTAAGCTCTCTTCCGTCAGTTCATTAGGTCCCATCTGATAATTTAATCATAAGAGATTAGGCCACATGGTGAAAATTATTTCAGATTAAGTTTGAATACTTTACCATGGTGAAAGTTTTTCCGGATCCTGTTTGGCCATAAGCAAATATGCAAACGTTGTAACCATCAAGAACAGACCGGATCAAAGGCTGAGTGTCAGAAAACACCGCCTCTACAAATTTGAAAGTTGTAAAAAAACCGTTAATATTCTTGATGAATCCAATAAGTACACAACAAATGGATCTTGATCATTACCTTGAGATGCTGAAGGGCCAAAAACTTTGTTGAATGTGAATGACTTGCGACCTTCTTTGCCGTACTTTGAAGGTGTAGCTATTGATATAGTCGACTCCTCTATGTGATCCACTGTGGTCAAGACACTTGTTTGTCCAGGTAAGAACGGTCTCACTCGACAATAAACTCGTATACTCCCTGTTATAATATACTCATATTAGACTCACTTTATATAAGTGTGACTTGGTGGTTGTAGCGTTATGCATTGTTGTGCTCTACCTTTGAGGTCCTGGACTTGATTGTAAAGTTTACGGTTCTCTTCAAGAACTCTTTGATATCCTGTAGCTGCATACGCAAGTCCATGCAAATGCTCGCCTAACACCAAGAAAAAACGTCTCAATAACGATCGTTTGTGACCATAATTGAATTAAAAACCTATAGTATCTATAAGGTTGTTCTTACTTAAACTTGTAAACTCTTGCTGGTACTTCATTTGCAAGAGACTAAGACCCGCCTTTACAGCCTTTATATCTTGTTTTAGTTCCTGAAAACATATACATCTTCCGCATTAGTAATCACGATAATACAAAGTCTTGGTATAAAGAAACAGTGTGGCACATGCATATTTAAGTGTTCAGTGGAGTTATACCTCAGTATGAGTTTTCTGTCTGTCTAGAATCATTTGCTGCTTCTCTGCCTTGTCTTTTGAAATTACATAGACGTCATGATCTTGGACTTTTGATACTTCAGCATTATTAGCTTGTGAAGCTTCCATGTTGTTGTTTACCATCTTTGTCACATCTTCTTCTACGTACTGAAAACATGTAAAGTATAAGAGAGACATGTTCTTGATACAACTTAGATAACTAATAAATTGCTTACCATTGCGCTCTGTGTAGCCAATCTACGTTCATATTCTACCATGACACTTTTCAGCATATCTTCCACAATCTGTGGAAGTAAACAAGATCAGCATTACAAAAGAAGATGTGTCATTTGATAAGTAAAAGAACTGTGTGAATGTTGTTAATGCTTACACTGGGAACTTCTTCTTTACTCTTATCAGAAAAAACAGCACGGACAATGGCATCTATTGAATTGGCACTTCCCTAAAAAGGAAAATTGTAAGTTGAGATTAGTCTAAAATTCAAAACAGTATTATTGTATTTTGAATTAGGATAGCTCACTAACTTCATTTTTGGTATTAGAATCAAACAGAGGTTGTTGTTCACTGGATGGAGTGTAAGAAGGGCTACTTGTTGGGACTGCATCCACAGATGCTTCCGAGTCTTTGCGTTTGTATTGTTTTGCAATCCCAAACGTGGTTGGTTTCGAAGTCACAATGTATCTCCATGTACCGCTTCCACCGCTCTGCTTCCACTCGCGGTATGACTTGAGAGCCAAGACACACTCCACTATTCTTGTGGATTTACCTCCCTGGGATCACAACATCAAGCACGAAACAGAACGTGTGTCAATGTAAATTAACTCCAACATCTTGCTGTCTAGTTTAGTAGAAATAATTAATTACTAAAATGCTAATCGTTAGAGAAATAAACGCTGCTTAACAAAAAAAACGAAAAAATACAGTTTTTAACAGATCTTATCGTTTCTTTTTCCAGCACTAGTGGTCACACCACGACCCCACCACGACTATGCCATCGAAGTGTCTGCAACTTATTGGACCAAATGATGGAAACATAGATCGCTTCCAAGCAGAGCCGGCCCTTGGGCCAAGCCAAGGAAGCAGTGGCTTCCGGCCTCATTATTATAAATAAAATTTCGGCCACAATTTTTCAAAAATTACCTGTAGTCTGGTGGCAACATATGAATGTTGCATACTCTCTTGGCCCAACCTGGGTTCGAAACTCAAAAGAGTGGCCTATTTTTTTAAACTTGAATCTGGTATGGGATTCCTTAGGACCGGCTCTGCTTCCAAGCATGCAACCGACCGTTCTAGATTTGTCTAGGTAGCCCCTCCGGCAAGGTAGGTCAAACTGCCTTGATGACAATTGCTTTACATATCTATACTACTAGGCATCATGTCTACTTTAGTTACAATTCCACTACCAGGTATTGATACTAGTAACTATAATCATCCGTGATAGGATTCATCTATTAAGCTTGTGATTTGTTCCCATTACCTTCTCAAAATCGGAGACTTCAAATGTAGGAATACCCATTTCCTCCACAACCACAAGAAAGTTTCGAAGGTTCTCAAAGTACTGAAATGCAGATAGAGCTGCACCTTCTTGATTAACAAGAGGATCATTTGGAGCTTCAACGACCTGTGTAAGTTTCGTAGCAACATAACCAAAGACTGAGATCGTGAAGAAAAATGGTCCCAATCACAAAAAAAAAACATCGGCTATTAAAATATTAATTTCTGAAACACCTAAGAATACAACACAAAATGGTACTAATCATGCTTTGCACTACTTTACACCGGCAGGCCTAAAGGTCTTTCAAAAGTCTTTAGAATAGAAAAAATATTCTCTAAATAAAAAGCATATAGTAATATTGAAGAAAAAACATATGCACAATAGTAAAGAGTAAATAGGTGAGAGAGACATACTTTTGGGACAGCACCAGGTTTAACTTTGTTGAGGACATTGCATAGCAAAATGCCACTTCTCAATGCGATTCTGAAATCATCTTCAGAAGGATCTGCAGGCAGGTCTCTTCCTCCAACTACACCAAGCGTGTGTCTTATCCATCTTGCTGCTTCATTCCTTTTCAAGTCTGATGGATCTGCTGGCAAATCTCTTCCTCCAGCTACACACCAAATTGAGTTTTTTTTTTCTTTCTCAAAAACGGATGTGTATTAAAGTCTAAGAACATGTAGACAAATAAAAGGTTTCTAATAGACTGATCAGATGGTTAAGCTCATAATGATCTAGGACAAACAAGAAACGTCAAGATTCTTCTTATTCGATCAAGTCAGAAGCTCGTGATAGTAAACCTATGCTCGAGAATGACAGAAGTAAACAAGATCATAGGCAAACAAACATAAACAAGAAGCGTCCCAGATTCGATGATCAATTACGAACCCTAGTTTAAGAAAATCGAATGAAC
Proteins encoded:
- the LOC106308268 gene encoding kinesin-4 yields the protein MATEQQDSRLCLASILEDFIKQRNIQVSVDVDSSSKNADETSGGRDLPADPSDLKRNEAARWIRHTLGVVGGRDLPADPSEDDFRIALRSGILLCNVLNKVKPGAVPKVVEAPNDPLVNQEGAALSAFQYFENLRNFLVVVEEMGIPTFEVSDFEKGGKSTRIVECVLALKSYREWKQSGGSGTWRYIVTSKPTTFGIAKQYKRKDSEASVDAVPTSSPSYTPSSEQQPLFDSNTKNEGSANSIDAIVRAVFSDKSKEEVPSIVEDMLKSVMVEYERRLATQSAMYVEEDVTKMVNNNMEASQANNAEVSKVQDHDVYVISKDKAEKQQMILDRQKTHTEELKQDIKAVKAGLSLLQMKYQQEFTSLSEHLHGLAYAATGYQRVLEENRKLYNQVQDLKGSIRVYCRVRPFLPGQTSVLTTVDHIEESTISIATPSKYGKEGRKSFTFNKVFGPSASQEAVFSDTQPLIRSVLDGYNVCIFAYGQTGSGKTFTMMGPNELTEESLGVNYRALSDLFHLSSERKETFSYKISVQMLEIYNEQVRDLLATNGQTSRLEIRNSSQDGINVPEATLVPVSTTSDVISLMNLGQKNRAVSATAMNDRSSRSHSCLTVHVQGRDLTSGATLRGSMHLVDLAGSERVDKSEVTGDRLKEAQHINKSLSALGDVIASLSQKNNHIPYRNSKLTQLLQDSLGGQAKTLMFIHISPEVDTLGETLSTLKFAERVATVELGAARVNKDTSEVKELKEQIASLKLALARKESESDQTQIPRVITPDKLLRRKSLGVSKSANTRQFQTKHKPSLVDDVNSIEGQSDSASSVDLQGLVGSSPPSWKSPSTDGKEEEVEISEWVDKHEDEITRSNNKSQTQLDKRVSSLKREPASRGGNVVVDKGFEVRKIPYEKEANESDETATSDGSESSNMMWQLNVQVNVPRAAASSNGSSGSSTKLRKSLTKTKSMLPSLIPAPTRRLSLGASSSPGQTSSTRQSSNTVVVKKRQNPK